From Merismopedia glauca CCAP 1448/3:
TCAGGATAATGAGTCATAGCGCGGATAATTCTTTCTAGATCTAGGCGATCGCCAGAAGCTAACCTAGCATATAAAGAAGCCATCTGATCTAGTTGCATTAAGTAGGTAGGCGCGCCACAATCATCATGAGCCACAATAAACTCTTCGGCTGGCATTTTTAAAATTTCCGCCATTTTGGTCAAAATCAGTTTTTGGACTTGATGGTGACGCTCTAAGTAATCGTTAATAGACCAATTAAAATGCTGACAAACAGCTAGCATTCCGGCGTGTTTACCAGAACAATTGTGTTCTAGGGGGCTAGTTTTGTCAGGAGGAATCGGGCACTGTAAGCTGGAAGGATGGAGATCGCAGCGCCAAAGAATATTAAAGACTTGGCGGGTTTGCTCGATTTTGCCTTGATGGGAACTGCAAATAATCGCCAAATCTTTGTCAGTCAGATTATACTTTTCCAGAGTGCCTGTAGAGGTAACGGCTAAGGCTTGAAACGGCTTGAGAGCAGAACGGGCGAAAGCGACTGTTTCTGAGTTTCCCGCCCCCAATAGCACCCGTCCTCGATTGTCACATACTACCGCTTCCACGCGGTGAGTTGATTCCACAATCCCTTCTCGCAGTAAGCGGACTTCTAAATGTGGCGCGCAGCCGCGTTTACCTCTAGTCATGTGTCAAACTCTATAAGATTTAGATCGCTATCTCGATCGTACTACCAAGAATTAAGAATACACCCAACCACAACCTTTGTGTGTGGCAACCGTTGTCAGATTGGTTAGATTTCCGAGGTAGCGAGGAGGCGATCGCACCCATACAACCAATCCCAGTATAGCCATAGAAAAGACGTGATATATCAAGTCTCTTCCGATCCAAAACCCGCCCCAGTTCGGCTACCCTCACTTCTGCGCCCACACAGTTTAATTACGCCGCTATACTTAAATTTAGTTGAGGTCTGTCTTGTAGGTTTCCCACAGCAAAGTCAAAATTCCAAAGATTAGCTAAAAAAATGACCAGAGTTTTCCAGACGATTGTAAACTCTTTAGTAATTAGGAAATTATTTATACATAAACTTCCGTACATATCTTTGCTCAAAGAATGTTTATAATCTGTAGTGGTAAAATTCCCCTGACTAAATCAGCTTCGAGGGTTTGTGGTGATTCGTTCTGCGACTTTGACGCTTCAGCCGACGGTTTTGCCAATTGTGGATAATAACCGTTTGAGATTGTTTTCTGGTTCCGCCAATCTTCCTCTTGCCCAAGAAATTGCTCGTTATTTGGGTATGGATCTAGGACCGATGATTCGCAAGCAGTTTGCTGATGGCGAGCTTTATGTCCAGATTCAAGAATCAATTCGCGGTTGTGATGTTTATTTGATTCAACCCAATTGTCATCCAGTTAACGATCATTTAATGGAATTGCTAATTGTAATTGATGCTTGTCGTCGAGCATCAGCTAGACAAATCACGGCAGTCATTCCTTACTATGGTTATGCACGGGCAGACCGTAAAACTGCTGGGAGAGAATCAATTACGGCTAAATTGGTCGCTAATTTGGTTACGGGTGCTGGAGCCAATCGCGTACTGGCGATGGATTTACATTCCTCCCAAATCCAAGGGTATTTTGATATCCCCTTAGATCATGTCTATGGCACGCCAGTTTTAATAGATTACATTGCTAGTAAACAATTATCCGACATCGTGGTAGTCTCTCCTGATGTCGGTGGTGTAGCTAGGGCTAGGGCTTTTGCCAAAAAACTCAATGATGCCCCTTTAGCTATTATCGATAAGCGCCGTCAAGCTCATAATGTAGCGCAGGTGATGAATTTGATCGGCGATGTGGCTGGGAAAACCGCAGTTTTAGTCGATGACATGATCGATACTGCGGGGACAATTGTCGAAGGAGCAAGATTACTTAGAACTGAAGGAGCGCGTCAAGTTTATGCTTGTGCTACTCATGCGGTTTTTTCGCACCCAGCAGTTGAGCGATTGTCTAGTGGGGTATTTGAGGAAGTTATTGTGACTAATACTATCCCAGTACCAGAAGCTAAAAGGTTCCCGCAATTGACTGTATTATCTGTCGCTAATATCTTGGGGGAAACTATCTGGCGAGTCCACGAAGATAGTTCGGTTAGCAGTATGTTTCGCTAGGATATCATTTGATGGCGATGGTGTGTGTGAGTCAGATAAGATAGGTGCATCTAAGGTAAGCGATCACCTTGAAATTGAGTTTCTGCTACTGAATCAAATCAACACACCATCAATTCTCGTTTTATCCACCACTAACGGGAGGAATTAGCACTACCTCATCGCCATCTGCTAACAGAGTATCTGCTTCGACAAATTGCAGATTTACACCAAAACGGGTAATGTCACGCCATTTAGCTAGTTGGGGATGTTGAGCGATCGCCCATTCTAAAACTTCCCCGACACTGGTTTGAGGTGGAAATTTGAGGTTCAATTCGGCGCTACCAAAAGTTTCTTGGTAGACAGCAAACAATTTGAGACTAATCTTGAGTTGGGTTTCCATATGGATGTTTTTGGGCAAGAGCATAAATCTAACCTATATTTTGCTGAATATATTCTAGTTCTTGCTCTATTTGAACTGAGAGTGCCCGATTATGAGGATCGGTTTTGAGGGCTTTGCGGAAATAGATTTTGGCTTTATTAAATTGACGATCTCTAAATAATTGTCTACCCCATTGTTGATAAGCGATCGCTAGCCATTGTCTTACCTCAAGATCTCCAGGAAAACGTTGGGCTAATCCTTCTGCAATCGTGGTTGCTTGGGCAAATTTCCGAATTTTGAGCAATTGCTGGAGTTGCTGGTAAGAATTCCATTTTAGCCTTTCTTCAGCTAGGGAAAGTTCTGCTGGAGTAGCTGTTGTTGGTGGTGGTGGAGTAACTTCAATAACTGCTGTAGCGCGATCGGTAGTGTAAGAATTAGCCACTGATTTAGGACTAATTACCATATTTTCGCTGACTAAATCCAATAAAAACTCATAAGCTTGAGTTAGTTGGATAAACTTATCTTTAGCTGTTAAATCGTCAGGATTCTGATCTGGATGGTACTGCAAAGCCATCCGACGGTAAGAAGCTTTAACTTCAGTTAAAGAGGCTGTGGGAGTCAATCCCAACAGCAAGTAGCAATCCGCTAGGTTCATAACATCATGCCCAAAAAAACAACCAGGGAAACCAAATGATTGTTCACAGATTACCCTGGAAATTATCGATTGCCAAGTCCCGTTCTCAGTTACTTTGGCAAGAGTAGAGTGCCACTTTTTTATTTTTGCCAGCCCAAAAACACAATTTGGACTGAAGGGGGCACAATAGAGAAATCCAAATGTAAAGAAGTGTAAGGTTTTTTTCATGGCTGACCAGTTAATTCGGGCAACAGCAGCCGATGGCGGAATTAGAGCCGTAGGTGTAATTAGTACTCGCCTAGTAGAAGAAGCGCGATGCCGCCACAAGTTATCTTATGTCACCACAGCAGCTTTAGGGCGCACTATGTCTGCGGGTTTGCTCCTAGCTTCAAGCATGAAACGAGAAGGTTCTAGAGTCAATCTTCGGATTCGAGGGGATGGTCCAATGGGCGGTTTGCTCGTGGATGCGGGTTTAGATGGAACTGTCAGGGGTTATGTAGACAACCCAGAAGTTGAATTACCTCCCAATGCTCAAGGTAAATTAGATGTGCGAGGTGCTGTAGGTACTAGCGGTTACATCTACGTAGTTAGGGATGTCGGCTATGGATACCCTTACTCTAGTACCGTAGAACTAGTTTCTGGAGAGATTGGCGAAGATATTGCCCACTATCTGGTTACTTCAGAGCAAACACCTTCGGCTTTAGTAGTAGGAGTGTTTGTGGGAGCAGAAGGAGTAACAGCCTCTGGAGGGTTATTAGTACAAGTTCTCCCCAAAGCTGCTAGAGATGAAGAATTAGTAGCAACTTTAGAGTCTCGCGTCAGTGCTTTATCTGGTTTTACTCCTCTGCTCCAAGCAGGAAAAAGTCTACCAGATATTATGCATGAAATATTGGGTGATATGGGGTTAGAAATGCTCTCAGAAGTTCAAATGCTGAGATTTAACTGTAATTGCTCATTCGACCGCGTTTTGGGAGCCTTAAAACTCTTGGGAGAAGCTGAGCTAGAAGACATGATTGCTAAAGATGAAGGTGCCGAAGCAGTGTGTCATTTTTGTGCGGAAGTCTACCAAGCTAGTACAGAGCAGTTAGTGGAACTCATCGAAGATTTGCGCGCCCAATCCTGCTAGAACTAGGGAGGATGGGGAGGATGGGGAGGAGAAAGCTCAATAGACCTCTTGCAAAACTTAAGACGTATCGATTGGAGTAACGAGTAACGAGTAACGAGTAAGAAAATTAGTTCCCATATTTTACAAATTAAACCGTTGCTTAACGATTTTTATGCCGTTTTATGCGGTTAATTAGCGAAAAATGAGGGTTAAACCTCTTCAATTTCTGACTTATGCAAGAGGTCTAATCTCTCGTCACCCGTTTTAGACTCAGGGAATACTTCCTTAAAAACCTACACCTGAAAGGACTAAGGGGAAAAGATCGTCACCCTCTGACAAACTCCCTGCTCATATCGCGGTTGGGATCGTTACAGGATAATCGATCCCCACATATCCTCTTGCATATTTACCCAGATTAAGAGAAGCTAAAAAAAGGAAAAACCCTTAAAATTAAGTTACCGTCGCTCCCAAATCGATCGCTCAAAACCTCAAATCATCTTCTTGAAGCTTGGCTTCGTTAGATGAATTACCTCGTACCTAACCTCAGTACAGCAATGTACTATCGTGAAAAATCTGACTAACCAAGATTTTTTGACTTTCAAGGATAGGTTGTTAGTGAGGCAATATGCCACACTATAGCTCCTCACACGCATAGTAGTGGTATGGCTCTAGCAAAATGCTAACCATGACTGCTTCATTACTTGGGTTACAAGAGCAAACCCAAGGTAATTAGTTGAGCTAAACAAGTTGGTGGTGTGAAACATGGGCAAAAATTCCCAAGGATCGGATAATTGGTTCAAAAGTAGTCATTCTCCATCTGATGCAAAACCCGTAGAATTGGAAAATCCAGCCCCTTTGTCTGTAAATGGCGTAATTGTGGCATCTACAGAACATCAACACTCTGAACAATTTCAGAAAACCTGGCTGCGAACCCTACTAGATTTACCTAGACAGAAATTATTTTGGGCGATCGCTGCCTTGATTGCCACAGGTGGTTTGGGATTTGGAGCGATGTCTTCTTTGATAAAGCTGTCAAATACTAGTTGTGTGACTGCTAATTGGTTCTGGGCTTCTGCATCAACTAGAATATATTGCGCTGAAGAATATGCCAGTCGTAGAACTGGGGAAGATTTACTCAAAGCGATCGCTCTAGTCAACGAATTGCCCAAAAATCACTTCTTGCGCCCCGAAATTAACCGCCAAATCAAGGAATGGTCCCAAGAGTTATTAAATTTAACTGAAGAAACTTTCCAACAAGGTAAGCTAGAAGAAGCGATCGGCATTGCTCGGCAAATTCCCAAAAACTCAGCAACTAAAGACTTACTTGCCTCTAAAATCAATAAATGGCAAAGCATTTGGGCGCAAGGCGAAAAAATCTATCAACAAGCTGAAGATAGACTCCGTGCTGCCGATACATATGGCGCTTTTAACCAAGCCATCCGCTTAACTAATATTGGTAACCGATATTGGGCAACTACAAAATACGACCAACTAGTTAATATCATTCAAATTGCTCAAGAAGATGCGATTAAGCTGGACAAAGCGTATTTATTACTGAAAAAAGGTAGCCTCGAAAAAATCGGTGAAGCGGTGAAAATTGCCGAAGAAGTTGACTCGAAAAGCTATGCTTATTCAGAAGCGCAAAAACTCTTAGATAAAGCTGGAAATGAATTATTAGAATTAGCCCAAGCCAGAATTTATCGAGATGACTGGCAAAACATTTTGGAAATAACGAATAAGCTCCCCAATAAGTTTACTTCCAAGCCAGAAAGTCAAGATTTACTGAATCTAGCTACAGCCTTGTCTAAAGCCGAGCAAGGATTGCGAGTAGATCTCGAATCAGCCATTTCTTTTGCTCAAAAGGTAGAATCCAGTCGTCCTTTATACGACAAAGCCCAAAAATTAGTGGCTCGTTGGCAGTTAGAAATTCAAGATGTAGCTCGGATTGAAAAAGCTCGTGAATTGGCGGGTCCAGGAGGATTAGGGAATGTTTTGGCGGCTATTGCGGAAGCTAGGCAAGTCCCATCTTCTCATCCCCGGTATTCAGAAGCCCAAAGCTTAATTCGATCTTGGGAAAGTCAAGTCGAAACTAGCCAAGATGAACCATATTTAACCCGTGCCAATCAATTAGCTAATTTAGGTACTGTTGCCGCCCTTAGAGATGCTATAGGACAAGCTAGTTTTATTCCTCCAGGGAGGGCTTTGTATCCCGAAGCCCAAAACCAAATCAGACAATGGACGCGCCAATTACAAAAACTGGAAGATACACCCTACCTAGCCCAAGCTCAATCCCAAGCGGATTCTGGTAACTATACGGCAGCGATCGCCACGGCTCAACAAATTACCTCAGATCGCGTTCTTTATCCCCAAGCTCAAAGTAGAATTCGTCAGTGGAATTATCAGGTTCAAGGTTCCGAAGATCAGCCCTATCTTCAGCAAGCTCAAAGCGAAGCGGATTTAGGTAATTTAAGAAATGCGATTGCGATTGCCAAACAAATTCCCTCAGATAAAGCCTTATATCTAGAAGCTCAAAGGAAAATCAATACTTGGCAGCGAGAAGTTCAAGCTCAAGACAACTTGCAAGCTGCTTATCAACTTTCTTACAACGGTACTCCTGAAGCCCTCAGTAATGCCATTCAAACCGCTAGAAGTATTCCAACTACTTCCCTCAGTGGTTCTGAAGCTCAAGAAGCCATGAATCGTTGGAGTTCACAGTTATTAGCTATGGCTCAACAGGTAGCTACAAACGATCCGCAAAAAGCGATCGCTCTAGCCCAAAATATCCCTCCTAGTGCTGATGTTTACCAATCGGCTCAAGCCCAAATTGAAACGTGGCGAGGTAGTAACTAAGCTAAATCCTAGTTATGCAGGCATCGCAAATGTACCAGCTAGAATATTTTCATACAATTGAGTTATGTTCCCTTCTGGTTTAGCTCCTAAATGTCGTTCTAAAAGCTGTTCATACCTTTGATAGTGTGATAGAGCGGCATTTCGTTGTTTAGTCTGAGCCAAGACTTTCATGAAACACTCATGTGCTAACTCGTTCCAAGGTTCTAACTCCAGTAATTTCTGAGCATATTCAAATGCTCGTTCGCGCTGTAACTGATTTTGATAGTAAGTCAATAAAATAGTACAGGCATCAACGGCTTGTTGGTGAATATATTGACTTTTCACCCTCAGCCACTCATCAAAGACATCACTATCATCAACTCTAAGTGAGGTGAGAAATTGACCTTGATAGAGACTTAAAGCTTTTTCTAAGTTAGATATTGACTTATAAGAGATTTTATTGGTTAAATATTGCTCTTTTCTAAAATTATCTATTTTTTCCTTAAAATCCCACAAATCTACACTCTGAAGAGTTGGGCAATTGAATTGCACTGTTTGCCGAGTTGTAATTAAATAATAAGTTGAATTTTGCTTTTCATGTAATAGTTCTCGAATATGACTTAAAGCCTTACGCAAGTTGACGCGAGCTAATTCACCCGTTTTATCTGACCAAAACATATTAGCTAGTTCATCTCTATGATGAGTTCTATTTGGTTCTGCGGCTAGATACCCAAGTAAAGCCTTAACTTTTTCATAAGGAAAGTTAGTTACTAACTCTCCCTTAATTCTTAGCTCAAAGGCTCCAAGTAACTTAATGTGCAAGATTTTCATATAAATATTTTTATTTGATGAATACTTAAGTTGGATACAACTCGATAGATGAATAATCCAGATTTTTCTCTGAAATGAAATTAATTTTTAATTGAGTAAATCCGCACTAAAATTCACTATTTAGCTAAATTTAAAGCGGATTATGTCCCATATATTCATTAAGGCTTTAAGTTGCTAATTGAAAAACTCTAAAAGCGATCGTTATTTTAGAAAATTAGGACAATAAACTATAGGAATAAAATTAAGCAATTATGCAGTCAGCCTCTAAGCGTGGTAGCGATCGCAACCAAGCCCGCTACCATATTTATTTATCAAAGCTACAATAGCGATCCTCAGCAAGCGATTGCTTCCTTGTGTAAGGAGCTAGGAATTGTCCGCAAAAAAGAGAAAAACTGATAATAGCGATCCTAAGCCAGCAATTATCATTATACGACTAGTCACAAACGTGCCATAAAAAATTTCTTCAACTACCATCAAGTTTAGATACTTCAGAATTTGAGTTGACTAAATGAGTGGGGAAGTTTGGCAAGTTGATTTTTATCGCTATCCAGTTATGAAAAAGGCTGGACAAGTGTGGTGGCTATTGGTTATATGTGAATCTACAGGTCAATTCGCCTACGAAGCCTATTGTCCTCAAACAGAGGTGAATAGTGCTTGGCTAGTTTCTCATTTACAACAGGCTACCAACGATCGTGGAGATCTCCCCAGCTTAATTCAAGTTTTTCGTCCCCAGTCCCTCAATTTGTTGGAGTTAGCGGCTAGTGAGTTAGGTATTGCTATCCAAGCTACCAGGAGAACTCCGGCTTTAAAGGAACATTTGCAAGCCAAGGCGAAAACTCATGCTCTCCAAACTCCAGATTACAACCCTCTAGCCCTAGATGCACCACCACCTGCACCTTTACCAGATCATCTCTTAGGACAATCTTGGCGGTTTGCAAGTTTACCAGCTAGTGAGTTGGAGGCGACTTTTGCCGAACGTCCGATTCCAGTGTTGGAGATGCCAAAAAGACTACTACCAATTAATCTAGGTTTAGCCTCGACGGTTGCTATCCCTGGGGTTATCGTTTATGGCGGTAGGCGATCGCTCGTCCTAGCTCGTTGGTTACAGGAAGCCCAACCATACTCTCTTAATTATATCCCAGGTAGTCCAGATGGTTTGATTTTAGAGGCGGGTTTGGTAGATAGGTGGATACTAGCGACTTTTACTGATGCAGATGTAGCGATCGCGGCTCAAACTTTTACTAAACGCAAGCAAACCAGTCAGGGGTTACATTTTCTCTCCATTCAACCAGACGATTCGGGGATGACTGATAGTGGGTTTTGGTTGTTGCAAGAGTAATTAAAACTGTCAATTATTTTCTTCGCTTTCCTTGAGTTTTTGCTTGGCTCTCCAGTTCCGCATATTGAGGCGGCGTTGCTGTTGCAGATTGGCGTATTGGCGAGGTCTACCACCTTTTCCCGCGTTGGCGATCGCTTTATAGGTTTGGTACTCTACTGATGTCTCTGGCATCGATTCTAGAGTCTGTCTGATCCGCTCGCGGGATACGTTTTCGAGTTCTGCCACTTTGGCAAGCGATCGCAGTTCTTTGTAGAGGATGTATCGACGTAGTTGAATAGCTGTTAGCATAGTACAATTCAAATTTCTGACAAGCTTGAAAAACACCTCAGAAGATGAAAATATCGGGATTTTATGGGAATTACTTTCTCAAAACTGATGAAATAATGATAGTAATAGTGGCACTAGCAATCAGGCTAAATGCAAGTTGTACCACCCATTGAACCGCCTGTTGGTAGTTAGAAAATCGCTCATTAGAGTTTTCTACGCCTTTACTCAGCGCCTCAATTTTATTAATGACATCTGTTAATGTTGGCTCTGTATTATCTGTATTGGTTGATTGAGTCATCTGTTTGAAATTTCTGACTCTTCGATCCTAGCCTTTATAGTTAAAACTGTCAATAGTATACTGCTATTTAACAATGTCCTAACCTAAATGCGTAGTGCTATATATTAAGAAAAGAATGATTTAATATACATATATCAATTATATACAGTATTGACAGGTTCATTTGTGCATATAATCAGCAAAATTGCCTAATAAACCCTTGATTTATGAATCTATTAAATTTAAACAACCGCTATCGGGTGATTAGAGAATTGGGATCTGGTGGTTTTGGTAATACTTATTTAGCAGAAGATACTCAAATGCCTTCCCAGCGTTGCTGCGTCATTAAGCAACTCAAACCAGTTACCTATAACCCTGAAGTTTATCAACTGATTCAAGAAAGGTTTGCGCGAGAGGCGGCTGTCTTAGAGAAATTAGGTGAAAATTATCCTCAAATCCCTAAGCTCTATGCTTATTTTACCGAAGACAGTCAATTTTATTTAGTTCAAGAATGGATTGAAGGGATTACTTTAACTAAAAAAGTTCAACAATTTGGATTGTTTAGCGAAGGAGAAGTGCGGGAAATTTTAGTCAGTTTATTATCTGTACTAGATTATGTTCACACTCAAGGGATTGTACATCGAGATATTAAACCAGATAACATTATTCTCCGATCTTCAGATGGGAAACCCGTATTAATTGATTTCGGCGCTGTTAGAGAAACTGTAGCTACTCAATTGAACTCTCAAGGTCATACTACCAGTTCCATTGTGATTGGTACTCCTGGATTTATGCCATCGGAACAAGCCGCAGGTAGACCAGTTTATAGTAGCGATCTGTATAGTTTAGGATTAACGGCTATTTATTTGCTCACAGGCAAAATGCCGCAAGAATTTCCTAGCGATCCGACGACTGGCGAGATAATTTGGGAAACACAAGGGGTTAATTCTAGTTTAGCTGAGGTGTTGGACAAGGCAGTGCGATCGCACCCCCGCGATCGCTTCCCTAGTGCTAAGGCGATGCTTGAAGCTCTACAAACTAGCACAAAACCATTACCTGAAACCATCACCTTCCCTCCTCCAGAAATTAAAGCACCACTTTCCCCTACATATCCTCCAACTGTACCCCTCAATACAGCACCTCCTACTTCAGGAAATAACTCAAATGCGATCGTTTTAGGCAGTTTAATTGCTAGTGGTTTGATTGGTGCGGCT
This genomic window contains:
- a CDS encoding asparaginase, which produces MTRGKRGCAPHLEVRLLREGIVESTHRVEAVVCDNRGRVLLGAGNSETVAFARSALKPFQALAVTSTGTLEKYNLTDKDLAIICSSHQGKIEQTRQVFNILWRCDLHPSSLQCPIPPDKTSPLEHNCSGKHAGMLAVCQHFNWSINDYLERHHQVQKLILTKMAEILKMPAEEFIVAHDDCGAPTYLMQLDQMASLYARLASGDRLDLERIIRAMTHYPELISGPGMFDTQLMELTEGQIVAKSGSEGVECIGRIGEGMGLAIKVTDGARRAKYAVAIHLLKQLGWITPTIAETLTEKFMNSGPYKRLEVIGELC
- a CDS encoding ribose-phosphate pyrophosphokinase, which translates into the protein MIRSATLTLQPTVLPIVDNNRLRLFSGSANLPLAQEIARYLGMDLGPMIRKQFADGELYVQIQESIRGCDVYLIQPNCHPVNDHLMELLIVIDACRRASARQITAVIPYYGYARADRKTAGRESITAKLVANLVTGAGANRVLAMDLHSSQIQGYFDIPLDHVYGTPVLIDYIASKQLSDIVVVSPDVGGVARARAFAKKLNDAPLAIIDKRRQAHNVAQVMNLIGDVAGKTAVLVDDMIDTAGTIVEGARLLRTEGARQVYACATHAVFSHPAVERLSSGVFEEVIVTNTIPVPEAKRFPQLTVLSVANILGETIWRVHEDSSVSSMFR
- a CDS encoding MoaD/ThiS family protein, whose amino-acid sequence is METQLKISLKLFAVYQETFGSAELNLKFPPQTSVGEVLEWAIAQHPQLAKWRDITRFGVNLQFVEADTLLADGDEVVLIPPVSGG
- a CDS encoding J domain-containing protein encodes the protein MNLADCYLLLGLTPTASLTEVKASYRRMALQYHPDQNPDDLTAKDKFIQLTQAYEFLLDLVSENMVISPKSVANSYTTDRATAVIEVTPPPPTTATPAELSLAEERLKWNSYQQLQQLLKIRKFAQATTIAEGLAQRFPGDLEVRQWLAIAYQQWGRQLFRDRQFNKAKIYFRKALKTDPHNRALSVQIEQELEYIQQNIG
- the hslO gene encoding Hsp33 family molecular chaperone HslO, which encodes MADQLIRATAADGGIRAVGVISTRLVEEARCRHKLSYVTTAALGRTMSAGLLLASSMKREGSRVNLRIRGDGPMGGLLVDAGLDGTVRGYVDNPEVELPPNAQGKLDVRGAVGTSGYIYVVRDVGYGYPYSSTVELVSGEIGEDIAHYLVTSEQTPSALVVGVFVGAEGVTASGGLLVQVLPKAARDEELVATLESRVSALSGFTPLLQAGKSLPDIMHEILGDMGLEMLSEVQMLRFNCNCSFDRVLGALKLLGEAELEDMIAKDEGAEAVCHFCAEVYQASTEQLVELIEDLRAQSC
- a CDS encoding chromosome segregation ATPase; this encodes MGKNSQGSDNWFKSSHSPSDAKPVELENPAPLSVNGVIVASTEHQHSEQFQKTWLRTLLDLPRQKLFWAIAALIATGGLGFGAMSSLIKLSNTSCVTANWFWASASTRIYCAEEYASRRTGEDLLKAIALVNELPKNHFLRPEINRQIKEWSQELLNLTEETFQQGKLEEAIGIARQIPKNSATKDLLASKINKWQSIWAQGEKIYQQAEDRLRAADTYGAFNQAIRLTNIGNRYWATTKYDQLVNIIQIAQEDAIKLDKAYLLLKKGSLEKIGEAVKIAEEVDSKSYAYSEAQKLLDKAGNELLELAQARIYRDDWQNILEITNKLPNKFTSKPESQDLLNLATALSKAEQGLRVDLESAISFAQKVESSRPLYDKAQKLVARWQLEIQDVARIEKARELAGPGGLGNVLAAIAEARQVPSSHPRYSEAQSLIRSWESQVETSQDEPYLTRANQLANLGTVAALRDAIGQASFIPPGRALYPEAQNQIRQWTRQLQKLEDTPYLAQAQSQADSGNYTAAIATAQQITSDRVLYPQAQSRIRQWNYQVQGSEDQPYLQQAQSEADLGNLRNAIAIAKQIPSDKALYLEAQRKINTWQREVQAQDNLQAAYQLSYNGTPEALSNAIQTARSIPTTSLSGSEAQEAMNRWSSQLLAMAQQVATNDPQKAIALAQNIPPSADVYQSAQAQIETWRGSN
- a CDS encoding AfsR/SARP family transcriptional regulator, which translates into the protein MKILHIKLLGAFELRIKGELVTNFPYEKVKALLGYLAAEPNRTHHRDELANMFWSDKTGELARVNLRKALSHIRELLHEKQNSTYYLITTRQTVQFNCPTLQSVDLWDFKEKIDNFRKEQYLTNKISYKSISNLEKALSLYQGQFLTSLRVDDSDVFDEWLRVKSQYIHQQAVDACTILLTYYQNQLQRERAFEYAQKLLELEPWNELAHECFMKVLAQTKQRNAALSHYQRYEQLLERHLGAKPEGNITQLYENILAGTFAMPA
- a CDS encoding Tab2/Atab2 family RNA-binding protein, yielding MSGEVWQVDFYRYPVMKKAGQVWWLLVICESTGQFAYEAYCPQTEVNSAWLVSHLQQATNDRGDLPSLIQVFRPQSLNLLELAASELGIAIQATRRTPALKEHLQAKAKTHALQTPDYNPLALDAPPPAPLPDHLLGQSWRFASLPASELEATFAERPIPVLEMPKRLLPINLGLASTVAIPGVIVYGGRRSLVLARWLQEAQPYSLNYIPGSPDGLILEAGLVDRWILATFTDADVAIAAQTFTKRKQTSQGLHFLSIQPDDSGMTDSGFWLLQE
- a CDS encoding protein kinase domain-containing protein, with the protein product MNLLNLNNRYRVIRELGSGGFGNTYLAEDTQMPSQRCCVIKQLKPVTYNPEVYQLIQERFAREAAVLEKLGENYPQIPKLYAYFTEDSQFYLVQEWIEGITLTKKVQQFGLFSEGEVREILVSLLSVLDYVHTQGIVHRDIKPDNIILRSSDGKPVLIDFGAVRETVATQLNSQGHTTSSIVIGTPGFMPSEQAAGRPVYSSDLYSLGLTAIYLLTGKMPQEFPSDPTTGEIIWETQGVNSSLAEVLDKAVRSHPRDRFPSAKAMLEALQTSTKPLPETITFPPPEIKAPLSPTYPPTVPLNTAPPTSGNNSNAIVLGSLIASGLIGAAVVIGLLFKQPESPTPITASSSTSPSVVVPSTTATTSVASSSTTPQNSDCEQLLSSHLGSYEGTSAIVNSNNRTSGKIAIKIDTQTDSSCAVMARVEEFLPLGGKGILNGKFDPNLGEQIDLFGTLSHQTKPKIWDVEMKLRFTNESTIEGQTTWKPKFGIQDTKIYYEEFTATKSLASNSPSIPSATVNPSDPLPYFMVRLVTEDDLQGKSKLQLDLIRNEIYARYGRRFDRQELQTYFNRQPWYTPQYPPDNFPERLLTPIQKRNALFIARYQKQQ